Proteins from a genomic interval of Pseudoruegeria sp. SHC-113:
- a CDS encoding FAD-dependent monooxygenase codes for MTYDADILIAGGGLNGPALALALAQGGLSVVIADPTPEAVLEAEAFDGRGYALALASQRLLAALGIWGEVAENSQPILEIKVTDGRAGEGPSPFLLHFDHAEMEEGPMGYMLEDRHLRRALLAAVRAAPGIRRVEAAVTGHEPSAAGVSVTLANGESLTTRLLVGADGRSSQIAQQAGLKRQGADYHQTALVCAVEHALPHNGIAHQFFMPAGPLAILPLPGNRSSIVWSEATEEAARIHALSDEDYLAELRPRFGNFLGEISLAGPRFTYPLLLTLAEAFIAPRLALLGDAAHGVHPIAGQGLNLGLRDVGALAEVLVDARRRGEDIGSEAVLQRYQAWRRFDTAALALATDTFNRLFSNNNPLLRLGRDLGMGAVNAIPALRRSFMREAAGLTGDLPRLMKGQRL; via the coding sequence ATGACATATGACGCCGATATCCTGATCGCGGGCGGTGGGCTGAACGGCCCGGCGCTGGCATTGGCCCTCGCACAGGGCGGGCTTTCCGTGGTGATCGCGGACCCGACTCCCGAAGCCGTACTGGAAGCCGAAGCCTTTGACGGGCGCGGCTATGCGCTGGCGCTGGCCTCACAACGGCTGCTCGCCGCGCTCGGAATCTGGGGCGAGGTGGCAGAGAACAGCCAGCCGATCCTTGAAATCAAGGTCACTGACGGGCGCGCGGGCGAAGGCCCCTCGCCGTTCCTTTTGCATTTCGATCATGCCGAGATGGAAGAAGGCCCGATGGGCTACATGCTGGAGGATCGCCACCTGCGCCGCGCTCTGCTTGCCGCCGTGCGTGCCGCGCCCGGCATCCGGCGCGTTGAGGCCGCCGTGACCGGGCATGAACCAAGCGCAGCGGGCGTTTCGGTGACGCTGGCCAATGGCGAGTCGCTCACCACGCGGCTTCTTGTGGGGGCTGACGGGCGTTCCAGCCAGATCGCACAGCAGGCGGGGCTCAAACGGCAGGGGGCGGATTACCACCAGACAGCGCTCGTCTGCGCGGTGGAGCACGCCTTGCCCCACAATGGGATCGCGCATCAGTTCTTCATGCCCGCCGGGCCGCTGGCGATTCTGCCTTTGCCGGGCAACCGCTCCTCCATCGTCTGGAGCGAGGCCACCGAGGAAGCGGCGCGGATTCATGCGCTTTCGGACGAGGATTATCTGGCAGAGTTGCGCCCGCGCTTCGGCAATTTCCTTGGCGAGATCAGCCTCGCGGGGCCGCGCTTCACCTACCCGCTGCTGCTCACGCTGGCGGAAGCCTTCATCGCTCCTCGCCTCGCGCTTCTGGGCGACGCCGCCCACGGCGTGCACCCAATTGCCGGTCAGGGGTTGAACCTTGGCCTGCGGGATGTCGGCGCTTTGGCCGAGGTTCTGGTAGATGCACGCCGCCGGGGCGAAGACATCGGCAGCGAGGCCGTTCTGCAGCGCTATCAGGCATGGCGGCGGTTTGACACGGCGGCACTGGCGCTGGCGACGGACACGTTCAACCGGCTGTTCTCTAACAACAATCCGCTTCTGCGACTGGGCCGGGACCTAGGCATGGGGGCCGTGAACGCCATCCCTGCCCTGCGGCGCAGCTTCATGCGCGAGGCCGCGGGGCTGACGGGCGATCTGCCGCGCCTGATGAAAGGCCAACGGCTTTAG
- a CDS encoding aminotransferase class I/II-fold pyridoxal phosphate-dependent enzyme, producing MVFPERFSNLPEYAFPRLRGLLDAHAPGGDPVMMTIGEPQHAFPGWVSSILAANVDGYGKYPPNDGTPELRKEIAGWIERRYSVICDPDTQIMALNGTREGLYNAAMALSPETKNGARPVVLMPNPFYQVYAVASLALGAEPVYVPATAETGFLPDYAALPPEVLNRVTIAYICSPANPQGAVADAAYWRNLIALAERYDFRIFADECYAEIYRSTPPPGALQIADEMGADPERVVIFHSLSKRSNLPGLRSGFVASGPENMKRIKQLRAFAGAPLPLPLQRVAEGVWRDEAHVVENRAAYAEKFDLADEIFAGVEGYASPEAGFFLWLPVADGEAAALKLWTETGVRVLPGAYLSRDVNGNNPGAGYIRVALVAPKEETERGLIRLRDCLYV from the coding sequence ATGGTGTTTCCCGAGCGGTTTTCGAACCTGCCAGAATACGCGTTTCCGCGTTTGCGGGGGCTTCTGGACGCGCATGCGCCCGGCGGCGATCCCGTGATGATGACAATCGGCGAACCGCAGCATGCGTTTCCCGGTTGGGTTTCCTCGATTCTGGCTGCCAATGTGGATGGCTACGGAAAATACCCGCCCAATGACGGCACGCCCGAGCTGCGCAAGGAGATCGCGGGCTGGATCGAGCGCCGCTATAGCGTGATCTGCGATCCCGACACCCAGATAATGGCGCTGAACGGCACGCGTGAGGGGCTTTATAACGCCGCCATGGCGCTTTCGCCCGAAACCAAGAACGGCGCGCGCCCCGTGGTGCTGATGCCCAACCCCTTCTATCAGGTCTATGCCGTGGCCAGCCTCGCACTGGGGGCGGAGCCTGTTTACGTCCCCGCCACCGCAGAAACCGGCTTCCTGCCGGATTACGCCGCGCTGCCGCCCGAGGTGCTGAACCGGGTGACGATCGCCTATATTTGCTCCCCGGCCAACCCGCAGGGCGCCGTGGCCGACGCCGCATACTGGCGCAATCTGATCGCGCTGGCGGAGCGCTATGATTTCCGCATCTTCGCCGATGAGTGCTACGCCGAGATCTACCGCAGCACCCCGCCGCCCGGCGCGCTGCAGATCGCGGATGAGATGGGCGCGGACCCGGAGCGCGTGGTGATCTTCCATTCGCTGTCCAAACGCTCGAACCTGCCCGGCCTGCGCTCGGGCTTCGTGGCGAGCGGCCCTGAGAACATGAAACGCATCAAACAGCTGCGCGCCTTCGCCGGTGCGCCCTTGCCGCTGCCGCTGCAGCGGGTGGCCGAAGGTGTTTGGCGCGACGAGGCGCATGTGGTGGAGAACCGTGCCGCCTATGCGGAGAAATTCGATCTGGCCGATGAAATCTTTGCCGGGGTCGAGGGCTATGCCTCCCCCGAAGCGGGGTTCTTCCTTTGGCTTCCGGTCGCCGATGGCGAGGCCGCAGCGCTGAAGCTCTGGACGGAAACCGGCGTGCGGGTGCTTCCGGGCGCCTACCTGAGCCGGGATGTGAACGGGAATAATCCGGGTGCGGGCTACATTCGTGTCGCCCTTGTCGCCCCGAAAGAAGAAACGGAGCGCGGGCTGATCAGGCTTCGCGACTGTCTGTACGTGTGA
- a CDS encoding amidase, giving the protein MRRDWLKRSASDLGRGIDAGEICPVDLAEAYLAAIKAHPDAARIYARTTPKRARAEAMAARARAKAGQRLGLLDGVPISWKDLFDSAGVATESGSALLAGRVPARDAEVLRNATAAGLSCLGKTHMSELAFSGLGYNPITATPPCINDAEAVSGGSSSGAAASVAFGLAPAGIGSDTGGSVRIPAVWNDLVGLKTTLGRLPMAGAVPLCEQFDTIGPLCRSVEDAAEILAVLGGSKAADLSGASLAGVRLAVLETAAFDDIREAPAKGFSTARRRLERAGAEVDPLVIPAVEEALSLSAILFATEAYGLWKARIEAAPDKMFPEILERFRGGASFSGADYVAAWARLRKLRKAYLQATAGYDAMILPTSPILPPNLKRLATDHSYYVSENLMALRNTRIGNLMGLCGLTLPTGTPSCGLMILAAPMQEERLLRIGAACEAALT; this is encoded by the coding sequence ATGCGGCGAGACTGGCTGAAACGGAGCGCATCCGACCTTGGGCGCGGCATCGACGCCGGAGAGATCTGCCCGGTGGATCTGGCCGAGGCCTACCTTGCCGCGATCAAAGCGCACCCCGATGCGGCCCGCATCTATGCCCGCACAACGCCAAAACGCGCCCGCGCCGAGGCGATGGCGGCCCGCGCGCGCGCCAAGGCCGGCCAGCGGCTTGGGCTCTTGGACGGTGTACCGATCTCGTGGAAGGATCTTTTTGATTCCGCAGGCGTTGCCACGGAATCCGGCTCCGCGCTGCTGGCGGGCCGCGTGCCCGCGCGCGACGCAGAAGTCTTGCGCAATGCCACCGCCGCCGGGCTCAGCTGCTTGGGCAAAACTCATATGTCCGAGCTTGCCTTCTCGGGCCTTGGCTACAACCCGATCACCGCCACGCCGCCCTGTATCAACGATGCCGAGGCCGTTTCGGGCGGCTCGTCCTCGGGCGCTGCGGCCTCTGTCGCCTTTGGGCTGGCCCCGGCAGGCATCGGCTCTGACACCGGCGGGTCCGTGCGGATTCCGGCTGTGTGGAACGATCTGGTGGGGCTGAAAACGACGCTCGGACGCCTGCCGATGGCAGGGGCCGTGCCGTTGTGTGAACAGTTTGACACCATCGGCCCGCTCTGCCGCAGCGTTGAGGACGCGGCGGAGATTCTGGCGGTTCTGGGCGGCTCCAAGGCGGCGGATCTCTCCGGCGCGTCGCTCGCGGGCGTGCGGCTCGCGGTGCTGGAAACCGCAGCCTTTGACGACATCCGCGAGGCCCCGGCGAAAGGCTTTTCCACTGCCCGACGCAGGCTGGAGCGCGCGGGCGCGGAGGTCGATCCGCTGGTGATCCCTGCCGTGGAAGAGGCGCTTTCGCTCTCGGCGATCCTGTTTGCCACCGAGGCCTATGGCCTCTGGAAAGCGCGCATCGAAGCGGCGCCTGACAAGATGTTCCCGGAAATTCTTGAACGATTCCGGGGTGGTGCAAGTTTCAGCGGGGCCGATTACGTGGCCGCCTGGGCGCGGCTGCGCAAGCTGCGCAAGGCCTACCTGCAGGCCACAGCGGGCTATGACGCGATGATCCTGCCCACCTCGCCGATCCTGCCGCCGAACCTCAAGCGGCTCGCCACCGATCACAGCTACTACGTGAGCGAAAACCTCATGGCGCTGCGCAACACGCGCATCGGCAACCTGATGGGGCTCTGCGGGCTCACGCTGCCCACCGGCACGCCCTCCTGCGGGCTGATGATCTTGGCGGCCCCGATGCAGGAAGAACGCCTGCTGCGAATCGGCGCGGCCTGCGAAGCGGCGCTGACCTAA
- a CDS encoding DNA translocase FtsK, translating into MAYQARQREPLLDSNMQAALERRSKELLGLGLAVCAVLFALMLASYTPDDPSWLTATDEPAQNWLGRFGASIASPLFIIVGFGAWGLPLVLATWGGRLMLHLGEERALSRVIFAPIAIAMAAVFASTYVPGADWTHSFGLGGLFGDTVLGAVLGVAPVKATFGLNVMSFVMGIATFGMALFVLGFTLPELREILRLVLVGIVLAYAYTMMFLRKGYRATARSAQAARENRAARKQAARLAAEEAQIQAEEAAYLQASLPFTPEVTAPAKRGEHRVLRAEPTVTHADDDFELIDDEPEPDAPRKPSMLGRMFARKPAQPKAHAAPVMPVMPTEAPLPIDDGDERIKAKIADVIKSRVRQTQPLVADRRLEPSLTRGRGPQPLIMQKPVQAQPAVEAPAEPVLRAPAPLAVEDYGYQPDDVDDGYMPEDYAYDEAPAPQTPAPGAVAQAPVANRVIPTAAVQKPVVQHAPRKPVQPSRQAQAEAQPALQLEPKSHPAYELPPLSLLRSPGTIQRHHLSDEALEENARMLENVLDDYGVKGEIVSVRPGPVVTMYELEPAPGLKASRVIGLADDIARSMSALSARVSTVPGRSVIGIELPNENREMVVLREILAARDFGDSNMKLPLALGKNIGGDPIVANLAKMPHLLIAGTTGSGKSVAINTMILSLLYKLSPEECRLIMIDPKMLELSVYDGIPHLLSPVVTDPKKAVVALKWVVAEMEERYRKMSKMGVRNIDGYNGRVKETLAKGEMFSRTVQTGFDDDTGEPVFETEEFAPEVLPYIVVIVDEMADLMMVAGKEIEACIQRLAQMARASGIHLIMATQRPSVDVITGTIKANFPTRISFQVTSKIDSRTILGEMGAEQLLGMGDMLYMAGGSKITRVHGPFCSDEEVEEIVNYLKSFGPPEYMNGVVEGVDEDKADDIDAVLGLGGNTTGEDALYDQAVAVVIKDRKCSTSYIQRKLAIGYNKAARLVEQMEEEGLISAANHVGKREILVPEQQ; encoded by the coding sequence ATGGCATATCAGGCAAGACAGCGGGAACCTCTTCTGGATTCCAACATGCAGGCTGCCCTTGAGCGGCGCAGCAAGGAGCTGCTGGGCCTCGGGCTTGCTGTCTGCGCGGTGCTGTTTGCGCTGATGCTCGCCTCCTACACGCCCGATGATCCCAGTTGGCTGACAGCCACGGATGAACCGGCGCAGAACTGGCTGGGGCGCTTCGGGGCCTCCATCGCCTCGCCGCTGTTCATCATCGTCGGCTTCGGTGCCTGGGGCCTGCCGCTGGTGCTGGCCACCTGGGGCGGCCGCCTGATGCTGCATCTGGGCGAAGAGCGGGCGCTCTCGCGCGTGATCTTCGCGCCGATCGCCATTGCCATGGCCGCCGTCTTTGCCTCTACCTACGTGCCGGGGGCCGATTGGACCCACAGCTTTGGCCTTGGCGGGCTGTTTGGCGATACGGTGCTGGGCGCTGTCCTTGGCGTTGCGCCGGTGAAGGCCACCTTCGGTCTGAACGTGATGAGCTTCGTCATGGGGATCGCCACCTTTGGCATGGCGCTTTTCGTACTGGGCTTTACCCTGCCCGAACTGCGCGAAATCCTGCGGCTGGTGCTGGTGGGGATCGTGCTGGCCTATGCCTATACGATGATGTTCCTGCGCAAGGGCTACCGCGCCACCGCCAGAAGCGCCCAGGCCGCCCGCGAAAACCGCGCCGCGCGTAAGCAGGCCGCGCGCCTTGCCGCCGAGGAAGCGCAGATTCAGGCCGAGGAAGCCGCCTACCTGCAGGCCAGCCTTCCCTTCACGCCCGAGGTCACTGCGCCCGCCAAACGCGGCGAGCACCGCGTGCTGCGCGCTGAGCCGACGGTGACGCACGCGGACGATGATTTCGAGTTGATCGACGACGAGCCGGAACCGGACGCCCCCCGCAAGCCCTCCATGCTGGGGCGGATGTTTGCCCGCAAACCGGCGCAGCCCAAGGCCCATGCCGCGCCGGTGATGCCCGTCATGCCGACCGAAGCGCCGCTGCCCATCGACGATGGCGATGAGCGCATCAAGGCCAAGATCGCCGATGTGATCAAATCCCGCGTGCGCCAGACGCAGCCGTTGGTGGCCGACCGCCGCCTTGAGCCCTCGCTCACCCGTGGCCGTGGCCCGCAGCCGCTGATCATGCAGAAGCCTGTACAGGCCCAGCCCGCCGTTGAGGCCCCGGCAGAGCCTGTCCTGCGGGCCCCTGCCCCGCTGGCGGTAGAGGACTACGGCTACCAGCCGGACGATGTCGACGACGGCTACATGCCCGAGGATTACGCCTACGATGAAGCCCCCGCGCCGCAAACGCCCGCGCCGGGTGCCGTGGCGCAGGCCCCGGTGGCAAACCGGGTGATCCCGACTGCCGCGGTTCAGAAACCGGTTGTCCAGCACGCGCCGCGCAAGCCGGTGCAGCCCTCCCGTCAGGCGCAGGCCGAGGCGCAACCCGCGCTGCAGCTGGAACCGAAATCCCACCCGGCCTACGAGCTGCCGCCGCTCTCGCTGCTGCGCAGCCCCGGCACGATCCAGCGCCACCACCTGTCGGACGAGGCGCTCGAAGAGAATGCCCGGATGCTGGAGAACGTGCTCGATGATTACGGCGTGAAGGGCGAGATTGTCTCTGTGCGCCCCGGCCCTGTGGTGACGATGTATGAGCTTGAGCCCGCGCCGGGCCTGAAAGCGAGCCGCGTGATCGGCCTTGCCGACGACATCGCGCGCTCCATGTCGGCGCTCTCCGCGCGGGTCTCCACCGTGCCGGGCCGCTCGGTGATCGGTATCGAACTGCCCAACGAAAACCGCGAGATGGTGGTGCTGCGCGAAATCCTCGCGGCGCGCGATTTCGGCGACAGCAACATGAAGCTGCCGCTGGCGCTCGGCAAGAACATCGGCGGCGATCCCATCGTCGCCAACCTCGCCAAGATGCCCCACCTGCTGATCGCGGGCACCACCGGCTCCGGTAAGTCGGTGGCCATCAACACCATGATCCTTTCGCTGCTCTACAAGCTGTCGCCGGAAGAGTGCCGCCTGATCATGATCGACCCCAAGATGCTGGAACTTTCGGTTTACGACGGCATCCCGCATCTGCTCTCCCCCGTGGTGACGGACCCGAAGAAGGCCGTCGTGGCGCTGAAATGGGTCGTCGCGGAGATGGAAGAGCGCTACCGCAAGATGTCCAAGATGGGCGTGCGCAACATCGACGGCTACAACGGCCGCGTAAAGGAAACCCTCGCCAAAGGCGAGATGTTCTCCCGCACGGTGCAGACGGGCTTTGACGACGATACCGGCGAGCCTGTGTTCGAGACGGAGGAATTCGCCCCCGAAGTGCTGCCCTATATCGTGGTCATCGTCGACGAGATGGCTGACCTGATGATGGTGGCCGGCAAGGAGATCGAAGCCTGCATCCAGCGCCTTGCGCAAATGGCGCGGGCCTCAGGCATTCACCTGATCATGGCCACGCAGCGCCCCTCGGTGGATGTGATCACCGGTACGATCAAGGCCAACTTCCCCACCCGAATCTCCTTCCAGGTGACGAGCAAGATCGACAGCCGCACCATTCTGGGCGAGATGGGCGCCGAGCAGCTTCTGGGCATGGGCGACATGCTCTACATGGCCGGTGGCTCCAAGATCACCCGCGTGCACGGGCCCTTCTGTTCGGATGAAGAGGTCGAGGAAATCGTCAACTACCTCAAATCCTTCGGCCCGCCGGAATACATGAACGGCGTCGTGGAAGGCGTGGACGAGGACAAGGCCGACGACATCGACGCGGTGCTGGGCCTCGGTGGCAACACCACCGGTGAGGATGCGCTCTATGATCAGGCCGTGGCGGTGGTGATCAAGGATCGCAAATGTTCCACCTCCTACATCCAGCGCAAGCTGGCCATCGGCTACAACAAGGCCGCGCGTCTTGTGGAGCAGATGGAAGAAGAGGGGCTGATCTCGGCGGCGAACCACGTCGGCAAGCGCGAGATCCTCGTGCCGGAACAGCAATAG
- a CDS encoding YggS family pyridoxal phosphate-dependent enzyme has product MSLQEITTRIRAEEKRAGRAEGATRLIAVSKVQPLERIEAVLEQGHRLFGENRVQEAAGKWPDLKARFPGVELHLLGPLQTNKVRQAFGLFDAIHSVDRPKLAATIARIAQEEGHCPALFVQVNTGEEPQKAGVLPAEADAFIAECRALGLTIEGLMCIPPEEEEPSLHFMLLRKIAERNGVTGLSMGMSGDYERAVALGATHVRVGSAIFGARVPPQG; this is encoded by the coding sequence ATGTCCTTGCAGGAAATCACCACCCGCATCCGTGCTGAGGAAAAACGCGCAGGCCGCGCCGAAGGCGCAACGCGGCTGATCGCCGTGTCCAAGGTGCAACCCCTGGAGCGGATCGAAGCTGTTCTGGAACAGGGCCATCGGCTGTTCGGTGAGAATCGCGTTCAGGAAGCCGCCGGCAAGTGGCCGGACCTCAAGGCGCGCTTTCCCGGTGTGGAATTACACCTGCTGGGGCCGCTGCAAACCAACAAGGTGCGTCAGGCGTTTGGTCTGTTCGATGCCATCCATTCCGTGGATCGCCCCAAGCTCGCCGCCACCATCGCCCGGATCGCGCAGGAAGAGGGCCATTGCCCGGCGCTGTTCGTGCAGGTGAACACCGGCGAAGAGCCGCAGAAGGCCGGGGTTCTGCCCGCAGAAGCCGACGCTTTCATCGCAGAATGTCGCGCACTTGGGCTCACGATTGAGGGGCTCATGTGCATTCCGCCGGAGGAAGAAGAGCCCTCGCTGCATTTCATGCTCCTGCGCAAGATCGCGGAGCGCAATGGCGTCACCGGGCTGTCGATGGGCATGAGCGGCGACTATGAGCGCGCGGTTGCCTTGGGCGCGACCCACGTGCGCGTTGGCTCCGCCATTTTCGGCGCGCGGGTGCCGCCGCAGGGCTAA
- a CDS encoding porin, whose product MKKVLIATTALVASAGFAAADVALSGDGRLGVIFNDSDSDAEFTSRARVSFTLSGETDGGIAFGGSFRADNASSASGGTAGSVFVSGDFGKLSMGDVDSAAKAAVGNISGVGLTGLNDTHELTYLSGSDTDGDGDTDFLAPLPQALYEYSTGAFAFYLSAGSPAGSSETTTSADFAAGTYTTDTLSTDNVYGVGASYSGDNWKVGAGWETADITVSTETQTIGLAPVGPTTVSGSVDAWYIGGEASFGDATVKANYGDGDLIQQWGISLDYVFGATTLTAFYHDEEGQGVLSGTDYEAYGVGASYDLGGGASLVGGYRRANDDDKADFGIKFNF is encoded by the coding sequence ATGAAAAAGGTTCTTATCGCCACGACCGCGCTCGTCGCATCGGCCGGCTTTGCTGCCGCTGACGTGGCTCTCTCCGGTGACGGCCGTCTCGGCGTTATCTTCAACGATAGCGACAGCGACGCAGAGTTCACCTCCCGCGCCCGCGTGTCCTTCACCCTCTCCGGTGAAACCGACGGCGGCATCGCATTCGGCGGCTCCTTCCGTGCCGACAACGCTTCTTCCGCTTCCGGCGGCACCGCTGGCTCCGTGTTCGTCTCCGGCGACTTCGGCAAGCTCTCCATGGGCGACGTTGACTCCGCTGCTAAAGCTGCTGTGGGCAACATCTCCGGCGTTGGCCTCACCGGCCTGAACGACACCCACGAGCTGACCTACCTGTCCGGTTCCGACACCGACGGCGACGGCGACACCGACTTCCTGGCTCCGCTGCCGCAGGCTCTCTACGAGTACTCCACCGGCGCGTTCGCCTTCTACCTGTCCGCTGGTTCGCCGGCTGGTTCTTCCGAGACCACGACGTCCGCTGACTTCGCTGCTGGTACCTACACCACCGACACCCTGTCCACCGACAACGTGTACGGCGTTGGTGCTTCCTACTCCGGTGACAACTGGAAAGTTGGCGCTGGCTGGGAAACCGCAGACATCACCGTGTCCACCGAGACCCAAACCATCGGCCTGGCTCCGGTTGGCCCGACCACCGTTTCCGGTTCGGTTGACGCCTGGTACATCGGCGGCGAAGCCTCCTTCGGCGACGCAACCGTCAAAGCCAACTACGGCGACGGCGACCTGATCCAGCAGTGGGGCATCTCGCTCGACTACGTGTTCGGCGCCACCACCCTGACCGCCTTCTACCACGATGAAGAAGGCCAGGGCGTGCTGTCCGGCACCGACTACGAAGCCTACGGCGTTGGCGCTTCCTACGACCTGGGCGGCGGTGCTTCCCTGGTTGGCGGTTACCGTCGTGCAAACGACGACGACAAGGCCGACTTCGGTATCAAGTTCAACTTCTAA
- a CDS encoding DUF3576 domain-containing protein, whose product MAVQRNLAVSLAFAGLTALAACGASTDPEDYWVRDDPVGGAPGESTFSDLFLNIDDPNITLEVNKYIWNASLDVLNFLPIQSADPFSGVIVTGFGTPPGGGRSYRATIYVQDPALDARSLNVALHTQSGPASPDAVRAVEDAILTRARQLRLRDADL is encoded by the coding sequence ATGGCAGTGCAACGGAATCTGGCGGTTTCTCTGGCTTTTGCGGGGCTTACGGCCCTTGCGGCGTGTGGAGCTTCCACTGATCCTGAGGATTACTGGGTAAGGGATGATCCCGTGGGCGGCGCCCCCGGCGAGAGCACGTTCTCCGATCTCTTCCTCAACATCGACGATCCCAACATCACGCTCGAAGTGAACAAGTACATCTGGAACGCGTCTCTGGATGTGCTGAACTTCCTACCGATTCAGTCTGCCGATCCCTTCAGCGGCGTGATCGTCACGGGATTCGGCACGCCGCCGGGCGGAGGCCGCTCCTATCGCGCGACGATCTACGTGCAGGACCCTGCGCTTGACGCCCGTTCGCTGAACGTGGCCCTGCACACGCAATCCGGCCCGGCCTCGCCCGATGCCGTGCGCGCCGTCGAGGATGCCATTCTCACCCGCGCCCGCCAGCTTCGCCTGCGCGATGCCGACCTCTAG